Proteins found in one Nocardia brasiliensis ATCC 700358 genomic segment:
- a CDS encoding DUF4189 domain-containing protein yields MTVSSKFAAVMAVSAVAWAILGSGVGTATAAGDLYGAIAVASMKVGEATDYPTQYEADQAALAACGDGVCHIVARIHNECGAVAEVDGRTPLGTSPMYFAGTGRTAAEAEGNALRLAGPNVGTPLLEIVKPAFILDTICTSNAG; encoded by the coding sequence ATGACGGTCTCGAGTAAATTCGCCGCGGTCATGGCCGTGTCCGCGGTCGCATGGGCCATCCTCGGCAGCGGTGTGGGAACCGCCACCGCGGCCGGAGATCTGTACGGCGCCATCGCCGTCGCGTCCATGAAAGTCGGTGAGGCCACCGACTATCCGACCCAATACGAGGCGGACCAGGCGGCGCTGGCGGCCTGCGGTGACGGGGTGTGCCACATCGTCGCCCGGATCCACAACGAATGCGGCGCGGTCGCCGAAGTCGACGGGCGCACCCCGCTCGGCACGTCGCCCATGTATTTCGCGGGCACGGGCCGCACCGCGGCCGAGGCGGAGGGCAACGCGCTGCGGCTCGCCGGCCCGAACGTCGGTACGCCGCTGCTGGAAATCGTGAAACCCGCCTTCATCCTCGACACCATCTGCACGTCGAACGCGGGCTAG
- a CDS encoding serine/threonine-protein kinase, whose protein sequence is MILQPGTRFAGFTIERVLGAGGMGTVYLARHPRMPRRVALKVLTESFHADRRTRSAFDREARLAAGLEHPNIVSVYDRSAADDPALWLAMRYIDGGDAAGLLSGQPDGLAPERVVRLLTDAAHALDYAHAQGVLHRDVKPANLLVENDARHGERAVLTDFGIARTLDDTVTLSGIAATFAYAAPERFSDAIADHRADVYSLGCTLFQLLTGQHPFPRKDQAAVIGAHLAAPPPAPRERRPELPAALDAVIATAMAKSPRDRYDSCTALAEATARALTLSDDAARSAPTAANGSARAVPAPGGEVVAVVRHGADRAAAVQRPERARSATPGGAKSWLRAGGSGKRRRVAVGAGVLVTGVGVVAGTVFTVRGDDAAPGRGTATSVVRQQTTSSPPAPTTTLAPATVAGTSVPLPADVPSPDDVAPPGDTLSPAQPAPPVQQRPQSQQQQAPPVVPQTRVHQWPG, encoded by the coding sequence GTGATTTTGCAGCCGGGGACTCGGTTCGCCGGGTTCACCATCGAGCGGGTGCTCGGTGCGGGCGGAATGGGCACCGTGTACCTGGCGCGGCACCCGCGGATGCCGCGGCGGGTGGCGCTGAAGGTGCTCACCGAGAGTTTCCACGCCGACCGGAGGACGCGCTCGGCCTTCGATCGTGAGGCGCGCCTGGCCGCCGGGCTGGAGCACCCCAACATCGTCTCCGTCTACGACCGCAGTGCCGCGGACGACCCTGCGCTGTGGCTGGCGATGCGCTACATCGACGGCGGCGACGCGGCGGGATTGCTCAGCGGTCAGCCGGACGGGCTCGCGCCGGAGCGGGTGGTGCGGTTGCTCACCGACGCCGCGCACGCGCTGGACTACGCGCACGCGCAAGGGGTCCTGCACCGCGACGTGAAGCCGGCCAACCTGCTCGTCGAGAACGATGCCCGGCACGGGGAACGCGCGGTGCTCACCGATTTCGGGATCGCGCGCACGCTCGACGACACGGTGACGTTGTCCGGTATCGCCGCCACCTTCGCGTACGCGGCACCGGAACGGTTCAGCGACGCGATCGCCGACCACCGTGCCGACGTGTATTCGTTGGGCTGCACCCTCTTTCAGCTGTTGACCGGACAGCATCCGTTCCCGCGCAAGGACCAGGCGGCCGTGATCGGCGCGCACCTGGCCGCCCCACCGCCCGCCCCGCGCGAGCGCCGCCCCGAACTCCCCGCGGCCCTCGACGCCGTCATCGCCACGGCCATGGCGAAGTCACCTCGGGACCGCTACGACAGCTGTACCGCGCTCGCCGAAGCGACCGCTCGAGCTCTCACCCTCAGCGATGATGCGGCGCGTTCGGCACCGACTGCTGCCAATGGTTCTGCGCGGGCGGTACCCGCGCCGGGCGGTGAGGTGGTGGCGGTTGTTCGGCATGGGGCCGATCGAGCGGCGGCGGTTCAGCGGCCGGAGCGGGCACGTTCCGCGACGCCCGGAGGCGCGAAATCCTGGCTGAGGGCGGGAGGTTCGGGGAAGCGGCGGCGGGTCGCGGTGGGCGCCGGGGTACTGGTGACCGGGGTGGGCGTGGTCGCCGGGACGGTGTTCACGGTGCGCGGCGACGACGCCGCGCCTGGCCGGGGGACGGCGACCTCTGTTGTGCGGCAACAGACTACGTCGAGCCCGCCCGCGCCGACCACGACGCTCGCGCCGGCTACCGTCGCTGGGACATCGGTACCGTTGCCCGCGGATGTCCCCTCGCCGGACGACGTCGCGCCGCCCGGCGACACCCTGTCACCCGCACAGCCGGCGCCGCCGGTCCAGCAGCGACCGCAGTCGCAGCAACAACAGGCGCCGCCGGTGGTGCCGCAGACCCGAGTTCACCAGTGGCCCGGGTGA
- a CDS encoding NAD(P)/FAD-dependent oxidoreductase, which produces MSSATTTIDNTDRAVVIGASVAGLAAAQALSDTFAEVTVVERDVLPAGAGHRRAVPQGKHVHSLLAGGAVALENLFPGFGDDMVRAGAVPFWSGIDWYLDGHRIQAPPQRGRGVVSSRSLLESILRDRVAALPNVTFVDNCAVLNPVATTNRRRVTGVLLASQARGDAPTVLPADLVVDASGRGGRSAIWLAELGFQPPRESRMTVDTTYVTRSYRREPHHLDGRPGTIVSPFPGSPCGVFLLAQENDEFIFTIGGLFGAQPPMDDDTLLTFAQSLPTGDFADFLRTATRISDPVKMRYPTSVRRHYEELDEFPAGYLVLGDAVCSFNPVHGHGMSIAAMSAVILRELLEAGPNDVAQQFFRAIADPVEATWTFATRMDSRFPASGVAPTLESRLLDRYVARTARAAATDDLVAAAVVSVLQLTASPDTLLAPALLGRVLRHRSDAANAG; this is translated from the coding sequence ATGAGCAGTGCGACAACAACAATCGACAACACCGACCGCGCCGTGGTGATCGGTGCCAGTGTCGCCGGACTGGCCGCCGCGCAAGCACTTTCGGACACCTTCGCGGAGGTCACCGTCGTCGAACGGGATGTGCTCCCGGCCGGTGCCGGGCACCGGCGGGCCGTGCCACAGGGCAAGCACGTCCATTCCCTGCTCGCCGGGGGCGCGGTCGCCCTGGAGAACCTGTTTCCCGGCTTCGGCGACGATATGGTGCGCGCCGGCGCCGTTCCGTTCTGGTCCGGTATCGACTGGTACCTCGACGGTCACCGCATCCAGGCCCCGCCGCAACGTGGCCGCGGTGTGGTGTCGAGCCGTTCCCTGCTCGAATCGATACTGCGCGACCGGGTTGCCGCCCTGCCGAACGTCACGTTCGTCGACAACTGTGCCGTGCTGAATCCGGTCGCGACGACGAACCGACGCCGCGTGACCGGCGTGCTGCTGGCATCGCAAGCGCGCGGCGACGCGCCCACCGTGCTGCCCGCCGATCTCGTGGTGGACGCGAGCGGCCGGGGCGGCCGCTCGGCCATTTGGTTGGCAGAGCTGGGCTTCCAGCCGCCGCGGGAATCCCGCATGACCGTCGACACGACCTATGTGACGCGCTCGTACCGACGCGAGCCACACCACTTGGACGGACGGCCAGGCACCATCGTCAGCCCGTTTCCCGGATCACCGTGCGGCGTGTTCCTGCTCGCCCAGGAGAACGACGAGTTCATCTTCACCATCGGCGGCCTCTTCGGCGCACAACCACCGATGGACGACGACACCCTCCTGACGTTCGCGCAGTCGCTGCCCACCGGCGATTTCGCGGACTTCCTGCGCACCGCGACGCGGATCAGTGATCCGGTCAAGATGCGCTACCCGACCAGCGTCCGCCGCCACTACGAAGAACTCGACGAGTTCCCGGCCGGATATCTGGTCCTCGGCGACGCGGTGTGCAGCTTCAATCCGGTGCACGGGCACGGCATGTCGATCGCCGCCATGTCGGCCGTGATCCTGCGCGAGCTACTCGAAGCGGGTCCGAACGATGTGGCACAGCAGTTCTTTCGAGCGATCGCCGACCCGGTCGAGGCCACTTGGACGTTCGCGACCAGGATGGATTCGCGGTTCCCGGCGTCGGGTGTCGCACCTACCCTCGAGAGCAGATTGCTCGACCGCTATGTCGCACGCACGGCCCGGGCGGCCGCGACCGACGACCTGGTTGCGGCGGCCGTCGTCAGCGTGCTCCAACTGACCGCGAGCCCGGACACACTCCTCGCTCCCGCGCTGTTGGGACGGGTGTTGCGGCATAGGAGCGATGCCGCCAACGCAGGTTGA
- a CDS encoding class I SAM-dependent methyltransferase, whose amino-acid sequence MEQDVRRAQASSFGAAAQAYAAHRPDYATAAVRWALEHAPGPRVLDLGAGTGKLTGTLATLGADVVAAEPDPAMLAELRRALPSVRALPGSAESIPLPDASVDAVLAGNAMHWFDMGVAGPEIARVLVPGGVLAGLWNVMDDRVDWVAGLEKISGTAAIGPRDTRTNWRAATANVYLPATALPARFGAPEQSEFPHRQRRTADALVATLATRAGMLVMPEPERAATLGRIRAFLASTPETSSGEFVLPLLTGVLRVRQL is encoded by the coding sequence GTGGAGCAGGACGTGCGAAGGGCGCAGGCCTCGTCGTTCGGTGCGGCCGCGCAGGCGTACGCCGCGCACCGCCCGGACTACGCGACCGCCGCGGTGCGCTGGGCGCTGGAACACGCGCCCGGGCCGCGAGTGCTGGACCTCGGAGCCGGAACCGGCAAACTGACCGGCACTTTGGCGACCCTCGGCGCCGATGTCGTCGCGGCGGAACCCGATCCGGCGATGCTGGCCGAGTTGCGCCGTGCCCTGCCGTCCGTCCGTGCGCTGCCGGGCAGCGCCGAGTCGATACCGCTGCCGGACGCGTCCGTCGACGCGGTGCTGGCGGGTAATGCCATGCATTGGTTCGATATGGGTGTCGCGGGTCCCGAGATCGCCAGGGTCCTCGTGCCCGGCGGGGTGCTGGCCGGACTGTGGAATGTCATGGACGACCGGGTCGATTGGGTGGCCGGACTCGAAAAGATCAGCGGCACTGCCGCGATCGGCCCCCGGGACACCCGCACCAACTGGCGGGCAGCCACCGCGAACGTGTATCTACCGGCCACCGCCCTGCCCGCGCGATTCGGTGCGCCGGAGCAGTCCGAGTTTCCGCACCGGCAGCGGCGCACCGCCGATGCGCTCGTCGCGACGCTCGCGACGCGAGCGGGCATGCTCGTCATGCCGGAACCGGAACGCGCGGCCACCCTCGGCCGCATTCGCGCGTTCCTCGCGAGCACACCGGAGACCAGCAGTGGCGAATTCGTTCTTCCCCTGCTGACGGGCGTGCTACGCGTCCGGCAGTTGTGA
- a CDS encoding type VII secretion target yields MADKVEVDTNQLRRAAGGCDRIHDSISRTLGTLRTTVAGSGTPWGKDSFGNKFAQGDKGYLAARENLLAAIDQMSTTFADYATGQRNAADQMDAMDAANSGR; encoded by the coding sequence GTGGCCGACAAGGTCGAGGTAGACACGAACCAATTGCGCCGGGCCGCAGGCGGCTGCGATCGGATCCACGACAGCATCTCGCGCACGCTGGGCACACTCCGCACGACGGTGGCCGGTTCCGGCACCCCCTGGGGGAAGGACAGTTTCGGCAACAAGTTCGCCCAGGGCGACAAGGGCTACCTCGCCGCCCGGGAGAACCTGCTCGCGGCGATCGATCAGATGTCCACCACCTTCGCCGATTACGCTACGGGCCAGCGGAACGCCGCCGACCAGATGGACGCGATGGACGCGGCGAACTCGGGCCGCTGA
- a CDS encoding helix-turn-helix domain-containing protein, which yields MAAEPSRIGVESSVAERGPTALRIAVGGQLRKLREARGITPQVAADHIRGSYAKISRLELGRTGFKERDIVDLLSLYGVTDTEQRDKFVDLARKANQPGWWHRYSDLLPQWFETYIGLEGAARTIRTFEGQLVPGLLQIEDYAAAVVAVGHQNSEAVRRAEQRGSGQRVDVQAARRVELRTKRQEILDVPGGPTLWAVLDEAVLHRPVGGTRVQRAQLEHLIEMSAKPSVTIQVLSYRTGANAAAGSSFTMLRFAERELPDIVYLEQLTTALYLDRPEEVRLYREVMDRLAVQAETPQRSRDLMIAAAAEL from the coding sequence ATGGCCGCAGAACCGAGCCGCATCGGCGTCGAATCCAGTGTCGCCGAACGCGGTCCGACGGCTCTGCGGATCGCGGTGGGCGGTCAATTGCGCAAATTGCGCGAAGCACGGGGCATCACGCCGCAGGTCGCGGCGGATCACATCCGTGGCTCCTACGCCAAGATCAGCCGGCTCGAACTCGGCCGGACCGGCTTCAAAGAACGCGACATCGTCGACCTGCTGAGCCTGTACGGGGTCACCGACACCGAACAGCGCGACAAGTTCGTCGATCTGGCGCGCAAAGCGAACCAGCCGGGCTGGTGGCACCGGTACAGCGATCTGCTGCCGCAGTGGTTCGAGACCTATATCGGCCTCGAAGGCGCGGCGCGAACGATCAGAACCTTTGAGGGCCAACTGGTTCCGGGACTGCTGCAGATCGAGGACTACGCCGCGGCCGTCGTCGCGGTAGGCCACCAGAACAGCGAAGCCGTGCGGCGCGCCGAACAGCGCGGTTCGGGCCAGCGTGTCGATGTACAGGCGGCCCGCCGGGTCGAGTTGCGCACGAAACGCCAGGAGATCCTCGACGTGCCCGGCGGGCCGACACTGTGGGCGGTGCTGGACGAGGCCGTGCTGCATCGCCCGGTCGGCGGTACGCGGGTGCAGCGCGCACAGCTCGAGCACCTCATCGAGATGTCGGCGAAGCCGAGCGTGACGATCCAGGTGCTGTCCTACCGGACCGGCGCGAACGCGGCGGCGGGCAGCTCGTTCACGATGCTGCGTTTCGCCGAGCGCGAGCTGCCCGACATCGTCTATCTGGAGCAGCTCACCACCGCCCTCTATCTGGACCGTCCGGAAGAGGTCCGGCTCTATCGTGAAGTGATGGACCGGCTCGCCGTGCAAGCCGAAACCCCGCAGCGATCCCGGGACCTGATGATCGCCGCGGCTGCGGAACTCTGA